One Hordeum vulgare subsp. vulgare chromosome 4H, MorexV3_pseudomolecules_assembly, whole genome shotgun sequence DNA window includes the following coding sequences:
- the LOC123448444 gene encoding proline-rich protein 36-like, with protein sequence MERPEKSIEPATDSPNQSPQISFASFPTPELIAMLQARAADSPNQSPQISFASFPTPELIAMPQARAPFLPPPSTPHHLPLPMAPPSRPSNGAKEYITGDRAEPCGDAYSALFPNFLMPSSAPAPQPPSRGIAGDEVEPCVSAPFPIPAMASSCPAPRLLLFPPDVDSGISVDTNLIYFETI encoded by the exons ATGGAGAGGCCAGAAAAGTCCATCGAGCCAGCGACAGATAGCCCAAATCAGAGTCCACAAATCTCCTTCGCGTCCTTTCCCACTCCCGAGTTAATCGCCATGCTCCAGGCTAGGGCGGCAGATAGTCCAAATCAGAGTCCACAAATCTCCTTCGCGTCCTTTCCCACTCCCGAGTTAATCGCCATGCCCCAGGCTAGGGCACCGTTCCTGCCGCCGCCATCTACACCGCACCACCTCCCACTTCCAATGGCGCCGCCATCGCGTCCTTCCAATGGAGCTAAAGAGTACATCACCGGCGACCGAGCCGAGCCTTGCGGGGATGCCTACTCTGCTCTCTTCCCTAACTTTTTGATGCCTTCATCAGCTCCTGCTCCTCAGCCGCCGTCAAGGGGAATAGCCGGAGACGAAGTCGAGCCCTGCGTGTCTGCTCCCTTCCCAATCCCGGCAATGGCCTCTTCGTGCCCTGCTCCccgtctcctcctcttccccccAG ATGTAGACTCGGGAATTTCTGTAGATACAAACTTAATTTACTTTGAGACAATCTAA